Proteins found in one Deltaproteobacteria bacterium genomic segment:
- a CDS encoding EamA family transporter — protein sequence MSFLALSLILVAAVLHALWNFTTKTASGNLNVVFLGLWLASLVCFPVVLIFFWSDIDLASSYPFILATGIIHAFYFFGLSKAYEYGDISTVYPVARGIGVAGTAVLARVLLQEDISLPGFLGITLICLGIVLIGLKTSQEQHHYKSLFIAAFVGLTIGGYSIVDKQAVQLINPIAYIFGQFFLAAVFLTPYILIRSRADLLPAWRHYKKYIFIIGLGSMGTYLIILFTFQIAHVSYVVAVRESSVVVGALLGFKFLHEKYTLKKLAGISIIVLALVIIKMA from the coding sequence ATGTCCTTTCTAGCCTTATCACTGATTCTTGTTGCCGCTGTTCTGCACGCCCTCTGGAATTTCACGACCAAGACAGCGTCCGGGAATTTGAATGTAGTTTTCCTCGGCTTATGGCTGGCCAGCCTTGTCTGCTTTCCTGTTGTTTTAATTTTTTTCTGGTCAGATATTGATCTGGCCTCCAGCTATCCTTTCATCCTGGCTACAGGCATCATACACGCTTTTTATTTTTTCGGTTTATCCAAAGCCTATGAATACGGCGATATCTCGACTGTCTATCCCGTAGCGCGCGGTATTGGCGTGGCCGGAACAGCCGTACTGGCCAGGGTACTGCTTCAAGAAGATATATCATTACCCGGCTTTCTGGGAATCACACTCATCTGCCTTGGGATCGTTCTGATAGGGCTCAAGACTTCCCAAGAGCAGCATCATTACAAAAGCCTGTTCATCGCGGCGTTTGTGGGCTTGACGATTGGAGGCTATTCGATTGTTGACAAGCAGGCGGTTCAATTAATCAATCCGATTGCATACATATTTGGTCAGTTTTTCCTGGCGGCTGTTTTTTTAACGCCTTATATATTAATAAGAAGCCGCGCTGATCTGCTCCCGGCCTGGCGTCATTACAAGAAATATATTTTTATAATCGGGCTCGGTTCAATGGGGACCTATTTAATTATCCTTTTTACTTTTCAAATAGCTCATGTTAGTTATGTGGTCGCGGTAAGAGAATCGTCTGTTGTGGTTGGGGCGCTCTTGGGCTTTAAATTCCTTCATGAAAAGTATACCCTGAAAAAACTGGCCGGTATTTCGATCATAGTCCTGGCGTTAGTGATCATTAAAATGGCCTGA